A stretch of the Theropithecus gelada isolate Dixy chromosome 7a, Tgel_1.0, whole genome shotgun sequence genome encodes the following:
- the DNAJC17 gene encoding dnaJ homolog subfamily C member 17 yields the protein MAVTKELLQMDLYGLLGIEEKAADKEVKKAYRQKALSCHPDKNPDNPRAAELFHQLSQALEVLTDAAARAAYDKVRKAKKQAAERTQKLDEKRKKVKLDLEARERQAQAQESEEEEESRSTRTLEQEIERLREEGSRQLEEQQRLIREQIRQEHDHRLRGKAENTEGQGTPKLKLKWKCKKEDESKSGYSKDVLLRLLQKYGEVLNLVLSSKKPGTAVVEFATVKAAELAVQNEVGLVDNPLKISWLEGQPQGAVGRSYSGLSKGSVLSERDYESLVMMRMRQAAERQQLIARMQQEDQEGPPT from the exons GTAAAGAAGGCATATAGGCAGAAGGCCCTCTCCTGCCACCCAGACAAAAATCCAGATAATCCAAGAGCAG CTGAACTCTTCCACCAGCTTTCTCAGGCCTTGGAGGTGCTGACTGATGCTGCAGCAAGG GCTGCATATGACAAGGTCAGGAAAGCCAAGAAGCAGGCAGCAGAGAGGACCCAGAAACTagatgagaaaaggaagaaagtgaagcTTG ACCTGGAGGCCCGGGAGcggcaggcccaggcccaggagagtgaggaggaagaggagagccGGAGCACCAGGACACTAGAGCAAGAG ATCGAACGCCTGAGAGAAGAGGGTTCCCGGCAGCTGGAGGAACAGCAGAGGCTGATCCGGGAGCAGATACGCCAGGAGCATGACCACAGGTTGAGAG GAAAGGCAGAAAATACTGAAGGCCAAGGAACCCCCAAACTAAAG CTAAAATGGAAGTGCAAGAAGGAGGATGAGTCAAAAAGTGGCTACTCCAAAGACGTCCTCCTACGGCTTTTGCAAAAG TATGGCGAGGTTCTCAACCTGGTGCTTTCCAGTAAGAAGCCAGGCACTGCTGTGGTGGAGTTTGCAACTGTCAAGGCGGCG GAGCTGGCTGTCCAGAATGAAGTTGGCCTGGTGGATAACCCTCTGAAGATTTCCTGGTTGGAGGGACAGCCCCAGGGTGCCGTGGGCCGCAGCTACTCAGGACTGTCAAAG GGCTCAGTACTGTCAGAGAGGGACTATGAGAGTCTCGTCATGATGCGCATGCGCCAGGCGGCTGAGCGGCAACAGCTGATCGCAAGGATGCAGCAGGAGGACCAGGAGGGGCCGCCCACGTAG
- the C7AH15orf62 gene encoding uncharacterized protein C15orf62 homolog, mitochondrial — translation METWRKGSFRNASFFKRLSLGRPRRLRRQGSVLSQASTAGGDHEEYSNREVIRELRGRPDGRRLPLWGDEQPRATLLAPPKPPRLYRESSSCPNILEPPPAYTAAYSAALPSALSLSSALHQRSEKGLVDTPCFQRTPAPDLSDPFLSFKVDLGISLLEEVLQMLREQFPSEPSF, via the coding sequence ATGGAGACCTGGCGGAAAGGCTCCTTCCGCAACGCCTCCTTCTTCAAGCGGCTGAGCCTGGGGCGGCCACGGCGGCTCCGGCGACAGGGCAGTGTGCTTAGCCAGGCCAGCACAGCGGGTGGGGACCACGAGGAGTATAGCAACCGAGAAGTCATCCGGGAGCTACGAGGGAGGCCAGATGGCCGGCGCCTGCCACTGTGGGGGGACGAGCAGCCCCGGGCCACCCTGCTGGCCCCACCCAAGCCCCCACGCCTCTACCGAGAGAGCTCAAGCTGCCCCAACATCCTGGAGCCCCCACCTGCCTACACAGCAGCCTACTCTGCCGCCCTGCCATCGGCGCTCTCCCTGTCGAGCGCCCTCCACCAGCGCTCAGAGAAGGGCCTTGTGGACACTCCCTGCTTCCAGAGGACACCTGCCCCAGACCTCAGTGatcccttcctctccttcaaaGTGGACCTGGGGATTTCACTTCTTGAGGAAGTTCTGCAGATGCTAAGGGAGCAGTTTCCCAGCGAGCCCAGCTTCTGA